Genomic segment of Bdellovibrio bacteriovorus:
GAAGAATCAATCTAGGTGTTTCAAGGTATTCCATAGCAAGCTACTTTGTTTTCTTTTTTAGTTTGGATTTGTTCAATGCTGCAGCTTCCTTAATTAAAGCCTTGAGCGCGCGTTTATTGATTTTTTCACCCTCGCGGAAATCAATAGCGCGACGAACATTCCCTTCAAGACTTGAGTTGAAAAGTCCTGTGGGGTCTTTCAACTTTGCGCCGTTGGCAAAAGTCATTTTTACGACAGCTTTATACGTTTCACCTGTACAAATCATACCGTCAGAATACCAAACCGGAACGCCACGCCACTTCCATTCTTCAGTAACATGAGGAAGGGCTTCTTGAATGACTTCGCGAATCTGCTGGAGTGTTTGGCCTCGCCAGTCGCTCAGTTCTTTAATTCGGGCGTCGATCATTTGCGATGGTGATTTTGCTTTTAAGACTTTTTTCTTTACAGCCATAGGGTCTCCACACGGGGATTGTCGGGGATATACTAAACATAAGAAGCCCGGGCCGCAAGCCTAGAGCGCGTGAGGTGTCGGATAGAAGACTTTTTCTGAACCTTTCACTTTAGCTCCTTGGGTGAGCTTTGCGGTTTCCACGCGATCACGCCCCATGAGGTGAAATACGGTTTCTCCATGAGCGAGCAGATAATCCGCAATGATCCGTCGATGGCAGCGCCACCACACGGCTTCAGAGCACATAATGGCGCAACGTTTTTTTCTGCCTAGCTGAATTAATTTCGCTAATCCATGAACGAACTCGTCAGAGAGGGCATAGTCCGCATAGTTGTGAAAGCTTTGGTTCTGCCAGAATCCATTTTCAGCTAAGGGAATTGTTTTACGTTTGCTACGCAGACCTCCTAGCTCCGCAATGTGGCGATAATCGATATGAAACGGCTTTAAATTCTTGGGTAAAATGTCTTTGTTATATTGTGGATTGGTGCGCGATCTTGGCACTGTTCGCACGTCGACGACAACCTGGACTTCGGCGACTTTTAAAAGTTCGACAAACTCTTCGATGCTTCTTGTAGAGTGGCCCACCGTAAAAAACGGCAGGCTTAATGCTTTCCCGAACTTTTCACCTTGCGCAAAGCAGAGCCCTTGTGGGACGCGATATGATCGGTTTTGTCGCTTTTGAATTTGTTAGGCATCTCAACCTCCTGATTCAGCATTTATTATAAGACGTTTGCGCAAAGATTCAGATTTTTCAGAGATAAATGAAGGCGTTGATCTGACGATGGACGGGCACTTTATGTTAGATCTCAATGAATAAATACAAAGAAGGTTGCGGGGAGGTCATGAATGCCTCAGCATAGAATTCAGGAGAAGTTATGGCCATGAATCGAAAGCCGCTGAAAATTGTGCTAACGGGAGCGCCCTCTTCAGGAAAAAGCAGCACGATGCGTGAGCTTCAACGCGTCTTTGGGGATCAAGTCGCGTTAGTCCCTGAAAGTGCGGTCGTGCTTCTGTCGGGAGGTTTTCCGGCTCCGCAACACGGTGATGTTGAGCAGATCCGCGCTTTCCAAAAGGCGATTCTTCAAGTGCAAGCAGGTCTAGAGCAAATCATTCCACGACAGCATCCGCTGGCGAAAGTTTACATTTTCGACCGAGGGTCTTTAGATGGCGCGGGCTTTTGGCCTTTAGGCGCCGAAGATTTTTTGAAGCAATTTGGTCTGACCAGAGAAAATGAGTTTGCAAAATTTGATCACGTGCTTTTTATGGAACTGCCTTCACCGGAAGCCTTCGGCGGAGTGAATCAGCTGCGTTTTCATGATTATCAACAAAGCAAACAAAGCGAAGAACAGTTGCGAGAAACCTGGGGGTCTCATCCGGGGTTTAAAGAGATCAAAGCCCAAGCGACACTGGAAGAAAAAACATCCCTTGTCGTGGGCCTTGTAAGGTCACTTTTAAATAAAGCTTAAAGATGCCGAGTTTCTTTCGGCGGATTTAACTGATTATCGTTAATACCATCTTCATAGATGACCGGCGCGAAGATGATTTCTTCCGGTGTGACATCGTCGATGGTCGCAAGGTTCACGGCATAAAACCA
This window contains:
- a CDS encoding DUF1801 domain-containing protein; translated protein: MAVKKKVLKAKSPSQMIDARIKELSDWRGQTLQQIREVIQEALPHVTEEWKWRGVPVWYSDGMICTGETYKAVVKMTFANGAKLKDPTGLFNSSLEGNVRRAIDFREGEKINKRALKALIKEAAALNKSKLKKKTK
- a CDS encoding DUF488 domain-containing protein, encoding MGHSTRSIEEFVELLKVAEVQVVVDVRTVPRSRTNPQYNKDILPKNLKPFHIDYRHIAELGGLRSKRKTIPLAENGFWQNQSFHNYADYALSDEFVHGLAKLIQLGRKKRCAIMCSEAVWWRCHRRIIADYLLAHGETVFHLMGRDRVETAKLTQGAKVKGSEKVFYPTPHAL
- a CDS encoding ATP/GTP-binding protein → MAMNRKPLKIVLTGAPSSGKSSTMRELQRVFGDQVALVPESAVVLLSGGFPAPQHGDVEQIRAFQKAILQVQAGLEQIIPRQHPLAKVYIFDRGSLDGAGFWPLGAEDFLKQFGLTRENEFAKFDHVLFMELPSPEAFGGVNQLRFHDYQQSKQSEEQLRETWGSHPGFKEIKAQATLEEKTSLVVGLVRSLLNKA